ATGCAATGTCGCTAATGAGCAACAATTTATCATAAGTTGTCGCTTATATTTGCGATGGTTTTAACAAAAACGTCGCAAATATTTTTTTGCAATAGTTTTtgtataaaccgtcgcaaatgtaGGGATAGTGTTTTCAAAATGGTCGCAAAaaaatgattattattttttttttagtgaAAATTGATTCGTGAGCACTAGTAAGTTTTTGTCGATAATTTACTCATTGGATATTTTTTCATTCCGTGCTTGTGCAACAAGAGTTCTCATCGGACCACATAAATAGTatacaaaatttgaaaattcaatAGCAAATGAATATACTGTTGTTGAGCGTTACATAGTTTGACGTAATTAGTTTCGATTATAAAATAATGTCTTTCCTTAAAAACGAATTTGTTCCACTAAAAAAATTCAAGCTAAAAAATCTTATATAAATCCAAcccaatttttcaaaattttttaatatatatttgtaattatttatatgttaattaattcaacttcaaaaaatttaatgacaAAATGTTGAAAAAAGAGATTGATTTACACACAAAGTGCATGTATTTCACTCAGAATAATACCTTAATGTGTTGTGCTTAATTGATCAAGtgctcatatttttattttgatttcaaataattaattaatatattatattaaattaaaacattaaattattatattatatatatatgtaggaAAAATGGTAATAACAAGGGATAGAAGGTGGCAAAAATAGATTTGACTTGGAATCCACAGCCTTATCCAACTCAGGTAGGAAAGCCGGCCGGCGATTTTTCTGCTCACCTTCTCCGTCCTTCATTGCCACGACCATGGCGAGACTCCAGACTTTCAATTCCCATTCATTTCGCCCACTATCTTCGTCTCTTGGCTTCAAACCCCGCCCATTATTCCTTCTCACTCAACTCAGAACCCCCTCCCGCCGACTTACGTTTCCCAGTATGCTAAAGCGGAAGCTTTTCCACTTTTCTCTTTCCCATTTATAGCCATGATCTCAACTTTTCATTTTGATTGCAGGAATATATGCGTTGTCGAGCAATGACATAAAAGTAGGCCTCAATATTGAAGTGGATGGAGTTCCTTGGCGGGTTCTTGGTAATTTTTATTACTCTTTGTCAATGAACCCATTGCCTTCAATTTGACTTCGACTTTTTTACTTGACAATTCTTAATGATATCTATTACTGGTTTATAATTCTTATTTGGTTAGTTTTCGATTCATAATTTCATTAGTCATCTTGAATTTGGTATTTGGGCATTCTTTAGAGTTTCTCCATGTCAAGCCTGGCAAAGGCGCGGCGTACGTGAGGACCACATTGCGCAACCATGTGACCGGAAACCAAGTCGACAGAACTTTCAGAGCTGGAAGTAAAGTAAAATCTTTATAGTCCTTTGTTATGTACTCTCATTATTACTTGTTAGTTTACTCTATCGAAGTATATATATCATGTGGTGAACGCTTTTGAGCTTGGATGTAAGTACATATTCACAATGGAGTCGTATAGGTAGAGGAGGTCTAAGGTTGGTATTTGTTGGAACCTAATTTCCAGCAACTCTAAAACAAGTGACTGAACGAAAATTACTCACAGAATTACCTCAATGAAATACCATTTGAAGCTTGAAAGTGGATCGATTCAACAATGAATGCCATTTAAGAGAAAGAAAAGATTAATTCCCTAGCACCTAGCACACGCTAgtcataactgaaaatatatACTCAAGTAGCTCAACAATCCCCTCTTAACAGACTCTAGCCATATTTTATGTGATTTACTCCACCCACAAACCCTTTTTTTCCCTCGCCGACCTTTCTAGCATATTCTTGATATATTGGAGACTTGTATTGACTTTCTTGGCCTAACTTATTTAGGACCATAACAGTGTGATTATGGGATTGAAACATCCACAGGATTATATGACCTACATATTTGGGGCAGTTAAATTTGCGCTGATTGGATACTAATACATATAATTTATATCAAGCCAGAAAATCTTTTGTTCTGTGGAAACTTGAGTTTGAGCTTTCCATATTAGCTGCTTTATTGCTAATGTTATATTTCCCCTGATTTTATACAGTTAGAAGCAGCAGATATACTGAAAGAAACCAAGCAATACACTTACAAAGATGGTGTTCAATATGTCTTCATGGACTTGGTAAGTTGTTAGTACTTTCAATTTCATTAAATGGTGTGTTTCTTAATTTTTCTTATCCAGCTTTTCGTCATCCAAATTAGAGAAGTAGAAGTGATAATATTCAGATTTAGTGCAATAATCCTCTGTCTGAATAAATAAACATAACTATGACGAGAAGATGCTCGTCTTCAAATCGACATGTAATTATGGTTTTGGGTTCAAAATGATAGATAAAATATGTTTACTCTTGTTCGGTTTCAATGGAAACATGCCCACCTTCTGTTGGATTTTATATGTTATCTTAAGAAATTTATCCGTCAATTTTCATTTTTAGTTCACTCCTTTTATTCATTGCTCAAATTATCTAGTTTGGACACTTGTTTGTCAACTCAACCTTCTTAACTCCTAATATATGAAcaaaatcaatatattttcCGTCTTTCGAACACTAATCACACCATCTAATTTTACTATATAATCTACTGGACGTATAAGCATGTGGTGATGACTGGAAAAAGCTAGTCTTCATTGACGCGTGGGCCGTGGTACTAATTGGGTAGTGAGATTGAtgaaatgcatggaattcatttCAGACAACATATGAGGAATTCCGGCTGGATGAGGCAGAAGTTGGAGATAAATCGAAGTGGCTAAAGGAAGGAATGGACTGCAATTTGCTTTTCTGGAATAGCAAGGTACCTTCTAGACGTCGactgttttgtttttgtttatcCGAGAT
The Primulina eburnea isolate SZY01 chromosome 5, ASM2296580v1, whole genome shotgun sequence genome window above contains:
- the LOC140832510 gene encoding uncharacterized protein, which gives rise to MARLQTFNSHSFRPLSSSLGFKPRPLFLLTQLRTPSRRLTFPRIYALSSNDIKVGLNIEVDGVPWRVLEFLHVKPGKGAAYVRTTLRNHVTGNQVDRTFRAGSKLEAADILKETKQYTYKDGVQYVFMDLTTYEEFRLDEAEVGDKSKWLKEGMDCNLLFWNSKVIDFELPITVKLTVVEVDPGLRGDTAQGGSKPATLDTGAVVSVPLFIDKGEEILIDTRTGQYMSRA